From the genome of Desulfobotulus pelophilus, one region includes:
- a CDS encoding ABC transporter ATP-binding protein: METPLIQLDNVHKYFGRNPVLCGISLTITEGRTTAIIGKSGEGKSVLLKHIIGLLEPDRGEILYRGQPILKMNRKETRDFRSRMSYMFQGCALFDSMTVFENIALPLQEGTRLSTAAISKKVHTRLEQLDLGNVGKLYPSQISGGMMKRVAMARALVTDPELVLFDEPTTGLDPIRKNAVHAMISHYQKTLGFTALVVSHEIPDIFHIAQEIVMIDGGKVVFSGSSQTIEACSTPVVSQFIRGEVHSTFID; this comes from the coding sequence ATGGAAACGCCCCTGATCCAACTTGATAATGTCCATAAATACTTCGGCCGTAATCCAGTTCTCTGCGGTATTTCTCTTACCATAACAGAGGGCAGGACCACGGCCATCATCGGTAAAAGCGGGGAAGGTAAAAGCGTTCTGCTCAAACACATTATCGGCCTGCTGGAACCTGACCGGGGAGAAATCCTTTACCGGGGCCAGCCCATACTGAAAATGAACCGCAAGGAAACGCGGGATTTCCGCAGCCGTATGAGCTATATGTTTCAGGGCTGTGCACTGTTTGATTCCATGACTGTCTTTGAGAACATCGCCCTTCCCCTGCAAGAAGGCACCCGTCTTTCTACCGCGGCAATTTCTAAAAAAGTTCATACACGCCTTGAGCAGCTTGATCTCGGAAATGTCGGCAAACTGTACCCCTCCCAGATTTCAGGTGGAATGATGAAACGGGTGGCCATGGCCAGGGCACTGGTCACCGATCCAGAACTGGTACTTTTTGATGAACCAACCACAGGGCTGGATCCTATCCGGAAAAATGCTGTTCATGCCATGATTTCCCATTATCAGAAAACGCTGGGATTCACCGCTCTTGTGGTCAGCCATGAAATCCCCGATATTTTTCACATTGCACAGGAGATTGTAATGATTGACGGAGGAAAGGTGGTTTTTTCCGGTTCATCCCAAACCATTGAAGCCTGCTCCACCCCCGTGGTCAGCCAGTTCATCCGCGGCGAAGTTCATTCAACCTTTATCGACTGA
- a CDS encoding MlaE family ABC transporter permease, with amino-acid sequence MNQEITPETSGILHTFGAIVLERIQLAGHFTLFFCAGFVHIFSWPIQIKKILQQVYFIGVKSILVIFLTALFTGMVLGLQGYYTLIKFGSEGYLGSAVALTLIRELGPVLTAIMVTARAGSAMTAEIGILRISEQIDALKTMNIQPVRFLFSPRLAAALISIPLLTSIFNVVGIIGGYLTGSKLLGINPGIYFARVESSILLQDVTGGIVKSIVFAIVVATVCCYQGYFTHRRKNAFGSKSVGLSTTSAVVQSSVLILITDYILTSFLL; translated from the coding sequence ATGAATCAGGAAATCACACCAGAGACATCCGGTATTCTGCATACTTTCGGGGCCATTGTGCTGGAACGAATCCAGCTCGCAGGCCATTTTACCCTCTTTTTTTGTGCAGGGTTCGTCCACATTTTTTCATGGCCCATTCAGATAAAAAAAATTCTGCAGCAGGTTTACTTCATCGGTGTTAAATCCATTCTCGTTATTTTTCTCACAGCTTTGTTCACTGGCATGGTTCTCGGACTTCAGGGTTACTACACCCTCATTAAATTTGGTTCCGAAGGGTATCTGGGTTCAGCTGTCGCCCTCACTCTCATACGGGAACTGGGTCCTGTTCTGACCGCCATCATGGTAACGGCCCGGGCCGGATCCGCCATGACAGCAGAAATTGGCATCCTTCGTATTTCGGAACAGATTGATGCTTTAAAAACCATGAATATTCAGCCTGTACGTTTTTTATTCAGCCCCAGGCTTGCGGCAGCACTCATCAGCATCCCCCTGCTGACATCCATCTTCAATGTGGTGGGAATTATCGGTGGCTATCTAACAGGATCCAAGCTGCTGGGAATCAATCCCGGCATTTACTTTGCCCGTGTGGAATCCAGCATTCTTCTTCAGGATGTAACTGGAGGCATTGTAAAATCCATTGTTTTTGCCATAGTGGTGGCAACGGTCTGCTGTTATCAGGGGTACTTTACCCATCGCCGTAAAAACGCATTCGGATCGAAAAGCGTTGGGCTTTCCACCACATCTGCCGTTGTCCAAAGTTCGGTGCTGATTCTTATTACCGATTACATCCTCACCTCCTTTCTTTTGTGA